Proteins encoded within one genomic window of Tigriopus californicus strain San Diego chromosome 12, Tcal_SD_v2.1, whole genome shotgun sequence:
- the LOC131891436 gene encoding phosphatidate cytidylyltransferase, photoreceptor-specific-like isoform X2: MDSDGEDRIKLDTVGSAIGQDKNSFGNQLLERVLSGLPPRWRNWVIRGIFTWLMIGGFGFIIYGGPLALMLTTLVVQVKCFSEIINIGYAVYRVHNLPWFRSLSWYFLVASNYFLYGESLVDYFGVLVNRTEFLPFLVRYHRFISFSMYVSGFVWFVLSLVKRYYMRQFSLFAWTHVALLIVVTQSYLIIQNMFEGLIWFILPIMMVVMNDVMAYMFGFFFGKTPLIQLSPKKTWEGFVGGGISTVFLSWGFSYFMCQYNYFICPIEYNEYLGQMSHSTCEPSANFLPQEYALPETITTLKTVMGLKPTMTIYPFYLHAFFMAIFASVIGPFGGFFASGFKRAFKIKDFGDIIPGHGGIMDRFDCQFLMATFVNVYIHSFIRSASPQKLIQQVFMLKPEEQLTLFYNLQDSLTQRGILQP, encoded by the exons ATGGATAGCGATGGCGAGGATCGCATCAAGCTGGATACCGTTGGCTCGGCCATTGGACAAGACAAGAATAGCTTTGGCAACCAATTGCTGGAGAGGGTCCTGAGTGGATTGCCACCAAG ATGGCGAAACTGGGTGATTCGCGGGATCTTCACCTGGTTGATGATTGGAGGCTTTGGATTCATCATCTATGGTGGACCTTTGGCCTTGATGTTGACT ACTCTGGTGGTTCAAGTCAAATGCTTTTCCGAGATAATCAACATTGGTTATGCGGTGTATCGAGTCCACAATCTTCCATGGTTCCGATCGCTATCTTGGTACTTTCTGGTGGCGTCCAACTACTTTCTCTACGGAGAGTCTCTAGTCGATTATTTTGGCGTCCTCGTCAACCGCACGGAATTCCTGCCCTTTCTAGTCAGATATCACCGATTCATCTCTTTCTCCAT GTATGTCAGTGGATTTGTGtggttcgttctttcgttggTCAAGCGTTATTATATGCgccaattttctttgtttgcttGGACCCACGTGGCTCTCTTGATCGTGGTGACTCAGAGCTATCTGATCATTCAG AACATGTTCGAGGGCctcatttggttcattttaCCGATTATGATGGTGGTCATGAACGACGTGATGGCCTATATGTTTGGATTCTTCTTTGGAAAGACCCCATTGATCCAATTGAGTCCCAAGAAGACTTGGGAAGGCTTCGTGGGGGGTGGGATCTCCACTGTGTTCCTCTCGTGGGGATTCTCGTACTTCATGTGCCAATACAACTACTTCATCTGCCCCATAG AGTACAACGAGTATTTGGGCCAGATGTCTCACTCCACATGCGAACCATCGGCCAACTTCCTTCCTCAGGAATATGCTCTCCCCGAAACAATCACAACCTTGAAGACAGTG atgggcttgaaaccaaccatgacAATATATCCCTTCTATCTTCATGCGTTCTTTATGGCCATCTTTGCTAGTGTCATTGGGCCATTTGGAGGGTTCTTTGCCAGTGGATTCAAAAGggcattcaaaatcaag GATTTTGGAGACATCATCCCTGGCCATGGTGGGATCATGGACCGCTTTGATTGCCAATTCTTGATGGCTACCTTCGTCAACGTCTACATTCACAGCTTCATTCGGAGCGCTTCACCCCAAAAGCTAATTCAACAG GTATTTATGTTGAAACCTGAGGAGCAGCTGACCTTGTTCTATAACCTCCAAGATTCCTTGACTCAAAGAGGGATTCTTCAGCCTTAA
- the LOC131891437 gene encoding eukaryotic translation initiation factor 4E-like gives MADTSDKSLTNSKDNKEQTNSTPDPELLIKHPLQNSWTLWFYKNDRSRNWEENQRKIITFCSVEDFWALYNHIEPSSKLLSGCDYSLFKEGIKPMWEDAKNNRGGRWLINLDKKQRINCLDNFWLEVMLCLIGETFGDGSQYVNGAVVQVRGKGDKIGIWMGDSTKGDCILAVGKRVKETLGIDSKTPLGFEAHHDSMKKSGSTAKNRFIV, from the exons ATGGCTGACACCTCTGACAAAAGTTTGACCAACAGCAAGGACAACAAAGAACAG ACAAATAGCACGCCCGATCCCGAGTTGCTCATCAAACACCCCCTTCAG AATTCTTGGACCTTGTGGTTCTACAAGAACGACCGGTCTCGAAACTGGGAGGAGAACCAAAGGAAGATTATCACATTCTGTTCAGTCGAGGACTTTTGGGCTCTCTACAATCACATTGAGCCCTCTTCCAAGCTTTTGTCTGGTTGTGATTACAGTTTATTTAAG GAAGGCATCAAGCCCATGTGGGAGGATGCGAAGAACAATCGGGGAGGCCGTTGGCTGATTAACTTGGACAAGAAGCAGCGCATCAATTGCTTGGACAACTTTTGGCTGGAGGTCATGCTTTGTCTGATAGGCGAGACCTTTGGGGATGGCTCTCAATACGTAAATGGTGCTGTGGTCCAAGTGCGCGGCAAGGGCGACAAGATTGGCATCTGGATGGGGGATTCCACCAAGGGCGATTGCATCCTCGCCGTCGGAAAACGCGTCAAGGAAACCCTCGGGATCGACTCCAAA aCCCCGCTCGGCTTTGAGGCCCATCATGACAGTATGAAGAAATCCGGATCTACAGCGAAAAATCGATTCATCGTTTGA
- the LOC131891436 gene encoding phosphatidate cytidylyltransferase, photoreceptor-specific-like isoform X1 — protein sequence MSGENELRQRGQNPPEETQETGKIKPDEMDSDGEDRIKLDTVGSAIGQDKNSFGNQLLERVLSGLPPRWRNWVIRGIFTWLMIGGFGFIIYGGPLALMLTTLVVQVKCFSEIINIGYAVYRVHNLPWFRSLSWYFLVASNYFLYGESLVDYFGVLVNRTEFLPFLVRYHRFISFSMYVSGFVWFVLSLVKRYYMRQFSLFAWTHVALLIVVTQSYLIIQNMFEGLIWFILPIMMVVMNDVMAYMFGFFFGKTPLIQLSPKKTWEGFVGGGISTVFLSWGFSYFMCQYNYFICPIEYNEYLGQMSHSTCEPSANFLPQEYALPETITTLKTVMGLKPTMTIYPFYLHAFFMAIFASVIGPFGGFFASGFKRAFKIKDFGDIIPGHGGIMDRFDCQFLMATFVNVYIHSFIRSASPQKLIQQVFMLKPEEQLTLFYNLQDSLTQRGILQP from the exons ATGAGTGGTGAAAATGAATTGCGACAAAGGGGCCAGAACCCACCAGAGGAAACTCAAGAGACTGGCAAG ATTAAACCCGACGAGATGGATAGCGATGGCGAGGATCGCATCAAGCTGGATACCGTTGGCTCGGCCATTGGACAAGACAAGAATAGCTTTGGCAACCAATTGCTGGAGAGGGTCCTGAGTGGATTGCCACCAAG ATGGCGAAACTGGGTGATTCGCGGGATCTTCACCTGGTTGATGATTGGAGGCTTTGGATTCATCATCTATGGTGGACCTTTGGCCTTGATGTTGACT ACTCTGGTGGTTCAAGTCAAATGCTTTTCCGAGATAATCAACATTGGTTATGCGGTGTATCGAGTCCACAATCTTCCATGGTTCCGATCGCTATCTTGGTACTTTCTGGTGGCGTCCAACTACTTTCTCTACGGAGAGTCTCTAGTCGATTATTTTGGCGTCCTCGTCAACCGCACGGAATTCCTGCCCTTTCTAGTCAGATATCACCGATTCATCTCTTTCTCCAT GTATGTCAGTGGATTTGTGtggttcgttctttcgttggTCAAGCGTTATTATATGCgccaattttctttgtttgcttGGACCCACGTGGCTCTCTTGATCGTGGTGACTCAGAGCTATCTGATCATTCAG AACATGTTCGAGGGCctcatttggttcattttaCCGATTATGATGGTGGTCATGAACGACGTGATGGCCTATATGTTTGGATTCTTCTTTGGAAAGACCCCATTGATCCAATTGAGTCCCAAGAAGACTTGGGAAGGCTTCGTGGGGGGTGGGATCTCCACTGTGTTCCTCTCGTGGGGATTCTCGTACTTCATGTGCCAATACAACTACTTCATCTGCCCCATAG AGTACAACGAGTATTTGGGCCAGATGTCTCACTCCACATGCGAACCATCGGCCAACTTCCTTCCTCAGGAATATGCTCTCCCCGAAACAATCACAACCTTGAAGACAGTG atgggcttgaaaccaaccatgacAATATATCCCTTCTATCTTCATGCGTTCTTTATGGCCATCTTTGCTAGTGTCATTGGGCCATTTGGAGGGTTCTTTGCCAGTGGATTCAAAAGggcattcaaaatcaag GATTTTGGAGACATCATCCCTGGCCATGGTGGGATCATGGACCGCTTTGATTGCCAATTCTTGATGGCTACCTTCGTCAACGTCTACATTCACAGCTTCATTCGGAGCGCTTCACCCCAAAAGCTAATTCAACAG GTATTTATGTTGAAACCTGAGGAGCAGCTGACCTTGTTCTATAACCTCCAAGATTCCTTGACTCAAAGAGGGATTCTTCAGCCTTAA